The following are encoded together in the Humulus lupulus chromosome 5, drHumLupu1.1, whole genome shotgun sequence genome:
- the LOC133778113 gene encoding uncharacterized protein LOC133778113, translating into MSNKSSNETSNSISKPTQQPDVSPQILIQLVSELRKYVSSNKPDVSCNKSEEQQNSDSGKAGDGRASVQGSSWCICVPKHGKAKKEETGVEKSPGEGSKPKKSPEIMIKKLESNLEQMESDLTKLKGNEEHFKREIESHTDQIKELFKNIKEARSSQLNGDGQNESSIAHKLWEINKKIIKLKHRIPSTSATTGAADRRDESPKTEAAGTQIAVDELLRLYTSTSFTESSLYNEIKNVYDYELDEKEKNCLLCFAVFTENEELTKRMLTYWWAGEAYIIENKQDKKTIEELAEKILEKFVGKHLIEPVYKKRWPTAKSYKMQPIIRSVIVKLAIEKNYFAYDDNGNLKARSPESKKVCLVKKFENKNKIDEKNHALSSDSQAQTLPKSEDPKVEKNPAPSSDSQAQAPPKSEDPKVEQNPALSSDSQAQAPPKSEDPKVEKSPAPSSDSQAQAPPKSEDSKDEQNPALSSDSQAQAPPKSEDQYPKGWETKRKTIFNVDEPFPDLRLNWLAKGRDKNRNTEEEKRLEVVEWLSKMKDLKVLYLGTWRASGNKHHIEVDSPDFLKALWSMSSLRLLSLQGISRIIKLTDSIKGLTSLTILDLKACHNMEELPKEISYLKSLTHLDVSDCYMIDHMPRELRHLTNLQVLKGFVVGKDKHLSGKFCAFDDLARMKNLTKLSIFISRKDFPSGKDFQTFESLDGLKKLSLSWGADNETKGTSSSTTSPSGEKKWTKCFDIWGRSTPSGEKKSIEEKLSKNLEKLDLQCYPHESTPSWLVPGKLANLKKLYIRGGKLGGDLGYSSFKNGNESTMIAWKFVETLRLKFLAGLKLDWEEMEEFFPKLSYLEKIDCPLVTMCPCDADGVWVKPPKLPSSHNQSDHEQEIQEQDGNQEPQQSK; encoded by the coding sequence ATGTCTAATAAGTCCTCCAATGAAACTTCTAATTCTATTAGTAAACCAACACAACAACCTGATGTTTCACCTCAAATCTTGATACAACTCGTTTCGGAGTTGAGAAAGTACGTCTCTTCTAACAAACCTGATGTCAGTTGCAACAAATCTGAAGAGCAACAGAACAGCGACTCCGGTAAAGCTGGCGATGGGAGGGCCTCGGTACAGGGATCTTCATGGTGTATCTGTGTTCCAAAGCATGGAAAGGCCAAGAAGGAGGAGACGGGAGTGGAGAAATCGCCTGGCGAAGGAAGCAAGCCAAAAAAATCTCCAGAAATTATGATTAAAAAGTTGGAGAGCAATCTTGAACAAATGGAATCTGACTTAACTAAGCTCAAAGGCAATGAGGAACATTTTAAGAGAGAGATTGAAAGTCATACAGATCAAATCAAGGAGCTTTTTAAAAATATCAAAGAAGCTCGGTCTTCCCAACTGAATGGAGATGGTCAGAATGAATCTTCCATTGCCCACAAGCTCTGGGAGATCAACAAAAAGATAATAAAGTTAAAGCACCGAATCCCGTCAACGTCTGCAACTACCGGCGCCGCTGACCGCCGTGATGAATCCCCGAAGACCGAGGCAGCCGGTACTCAAATTGCTGTCGATGAACTTCTGCGCTTATACACCAGCACGAGCTTTACAGAGAGCTCTTTAtacaatgaaataaaaaatgTCTATGATTATGAATTAGACGAAAAAGAGAAGAATTGTTTGTTGTGTTTTGCAGTGTTCACTGAGAACGAGGAGCTGACTAAGAGGATGCTGACGTACTGGTGGGCAGGAGAGGCATATATAATAGAAAACAAACAAGATAAAAAGACGATTGAGGAACTTGCTGAGAAAATCCTCGAAAAATTCGTGGGGAAACACTTGATTGAACCAGTGTACAAGAAGCGATGGCCGACCGCTAAAAGCTACAAGATGCAGCCCATCATTCGGTCTGTCATTGTTAAACTCGCAATCGAAAAAAACTATTTTGCCTACGACGATAATGGGAACCTCAAGGCAAGATCCCCGGAGAGCAAGAAGGTTTGTTTGGTGAAAAAAtttgagaataaaaataaaattgatgagAAGAATCATGCTCTCTCTTCAGATTCACAAGCACAAACTCTACCAAAGTCAGAAGATCCGAAGGTTGAGAAGAATCCTGCTCCCTCTTCGGATTCGCAAGCACAAGCTCCGCCAAAGTCAGAAGATCCGAAGGTTGAGCAGAATCCTGCTCTCTCTTCGGATTCGCAAGCACAAGCTCCGCCAAAGTCAGAAGATCCGAAGGTTGAGAAGAGTCCTGCTCCCTCTTCGGATTCGCAAGCACAAGCTCCACCAAAGTCAGAAGATTCGAAGGATGAGCAGAATCCTGCTCTCTCTTCGGATTCGCAAGCACAAGCTCCGCCAAAGTCAGAAGATCAGTATCCGAAAGGTTGGGAAACAAAACGGAAGACAATATTCAACGTGGACGAGCCATTTCCTGATCTTCGATTGAATTGGTTAGCTAAAGGTAGAGATAAAAATCGCAATACTGAAGAAGAAAAACGCCTCGAAGTAGTAGAGTGGTTATCGAAAATGAAAGATCTCAAAGTTCTTTACTTGGGAACATGGCGAGCCTCGGGTAATAAGCATCATATCGAAGTAGATAGTCCTGACTTCTTGAAAGCTTTGTGGAGTATGTCGTCTTTAAGGCTTCTTAGTCTTCAGGGCATCTCTAGAATCATTAAGCTAACAGATTCGATTAAAGGGCTTACTAGTCTGACAATCTTAGATCTTAAAGCTTGTCATAATATGGAGGAGCTTCCCAAAGAAATATCATATCTTAAAAGCTTAACTCACTTAGATGTATCGGACTGTTACATGATAGATCACATGCCGAGAGAGCTACGTCATTTGACCAATCTCCAAGTTTTGAAGGGGTTCGTGGTTGGGAAGGATAAGCATTTAAGTGGAAAGTTTTGTGCTTTTGATGATTTGGCTCGCATGAAGAATCTGACGAAATTGAGTATTTTTATAAGTAGGAAAGATTTCCCCTCTGGAAAGGATTTTCAGACTTTTGAAAGTCTTGACGGGCTTAAGAAGTTGAGTTTGTCATGGGGAGCGGATAATGAAACTAAAGGTACAAGTTCTAGTACTACTTCTCCTTCAGGGGAAAAGAAATGGACTAAATGTTTTGATATATGGGGTCGTTCTACTCCTTCAGGGGAAAAGAAGTCAATAGAAGAAAAACTTTCTAAAAATCTTGAGAAGCTTGATTTACAATGTTACCCTCATGAGAGTACTCCCAGTTGGTTGGTGCCTGGAAAATTGGCTAACCTGAAGAAGCTCTACATTAGAGGAGGAAAACTCGGAGGTGATCTTGGGTACTCGTCGTTCAAGAATGGGAATGAGAGCACGATGATCGCGTGGAAGTTCGTTGAAACGCTGCGTTTGAAGTTCTTGGCAGGACTGAAGTTGGATTGGGAAGAAATGGAAGAGTTCTTTCCTAAGTTGAGTTACTTGGAGAAAATTGATTGCCCTTTGGTCACTATGTGCCCTTGTGATGCCGATGGAGTTTGGGTGAAGCCGCCCAAGCTTCCTTCTAGTCATAACCAGTCTGATCATGAGCAAGAGATCCAGGAACAAGATGGTAATCAGGAGCCTCAGCAATCAAAATAA